The genomic DNA TGATTTTCAAGGGCTTGGTTATATCCTGTTTTAAGTAAGTGAACCTAGCATCACTCAGCAAGTGATGGATATTATTTTCATTTCCAGTAGATAAATCATCAAGACATATGACCTTATGACCTTCAACCAGCAGTTTTTCACACAGATGTGAGCCTATGAATCCTGCCCCACCCGTTACAAGCACTGTTTTCATTTTATTTATTCACCGCCTGCGATCAAATTTTCAGCACCTTAATTTTTTGCTCTATCAAAATTAAATTAATATCAAATCTCCTAATTTCTATTAGACCTTTTCTATGACCGTGTAACATATATTATATCTCTTGATTGCAGATTGTCTTAATTAACTACGTCCTGCCTACTATAAACGACTTTTTCCAAGCCCATTAATTAGTTTTAGATGAAGTAACGCTCAAGATACATTCCTCTTCTCTTTAGCACTACCAAGAAAGAAGACCTTTTTCAAAACCATCAATTACCCCTAATCCGACTCAGGCATGAAGATCGTGCCTTCAGGCGGCAATTTACAATTTTAAGAAATATTTTTGTTCATTTTTTCTCTCCTACTTTTATATTACCCCAACCATATATGATTACCTAACCTATATGAGCAATTTGCATCAAAATACTTTTCATAAAAAGCTGTCTAAGATCTGAACAGAATATTTTCTTTTTAATTTAATCTTCTTTTTAAATGATAAGCAACGCTCTTCGAAAAGGTTTAATCACTACCGCATTTTTTTTTATCCTGAAGAGGTTTTGAGCCCGAGATAACCCCTTAAATCCTTTTTTATCACTATTTGATTTTTTGATTCGATGTGCTTATGACTTTGCATTCCAAACACAAAGTAGGAGCGTACACTTGATTAAACTTTAGCGGTTACCTTTTAGATCATAGGTTATGATCTGCTATTTAGAATTCTATGGTTGACGAGTCACCTATGTTGAGCGTATTTGGTTTGCCAGCGAGACTGACTGCATCCCCAAGTATACTTGTTTGGAGATTCATATTAATTATCTTTGCACAAGAGCCCACGATACTGTCAGCAATGATAGAATTTTTGACAAATGTATCGTCAGCGATAGACACGTCTGGACCGATGACTGAGTTAACTATTTCAACACCATCTCCGACAGCTACTGGCTGGATTATAATAGAATTAGTGGAGCTTATTATCTCTCTTGGAATTTCTGCCAGTAACAACCGATTGACCTCCAACAAAGTTTCCGCCCTACCACAATCGTACCAGTCATGTACATGAAAGGTTTTTAGCATTGCACCTGCTTCTACCATGATTTGTAGAGCATCAGTAAGCTGGTATTCTCCCTCTTTCTTGGTATCATTACTAATCAGCTTTTCCAGTGATTCAAAGAGTAGGGGCGTATCATCTATGATGTAGATGCCAGCTATACCAAGATCTGATGTAGACAGTTGTGGCTTTTCCTCCAGCCTGACTATAGTTCCTTCATCGTCCAGGTATACAACGCCATAGTATTGAGGCATGTCAACGATCTTAACCCCTATTGAACCTGAACATTCACCATTTTTTTCATGAAACTTTAAGAACTTTTTATAGCCTGCCTTGAAGATCATATCACCCAGGGCAATCATAATGGGTGAGTCTCCAATAACATCCTTTGTGACATATATGGAGTGACCCAAACCAAGTGGTTTATCCTGAGTTACATAGGAGATTTTGCCAAAGCAAGAAGAATAGTTCGCATCGATGTAAGAGATGGTCTTATCTTTCATGTATCCAACGACTATGACCAACTCTTCCGCCTGAACATCAATCAATCGATCAAGAATATGTCCGATGATCGGCTTGCCAGCCACGGATACCATCGATTTTGGTTTTGTAAGCGTATGAGGGTACAACCTTTTGCCAACACCAGCAGCAGGAATGACTACTTTTATTTGATCACCAACATAGCCCTTCATAATCGATGCCCTCTCTGGGAGAGATAACTTTTCTTCCGTCGATGATTATCCTGTTTTTCATAACATCAAATTCATGATCCAATTTTTTAAACTCATCCCATTCAGTCACCA from Methanocellales archaeon includes the following:
- a CDS encoding sugar phosphate nucleotidyltransferase codes for the protein MKGYVGDQIKVVIPAAGVGKRLYPHTLTKPKSMVSVAGKPIIGHILDRLIDVQAEELVIVVGYMKDKTISYIDANYSSCFGKISYVTQDKPLGLGHSIYVTKDVIGDSPIMIALGDMIFKAGYKKFLKFHEKNGECSGSIGVKIVDMPQYYGVVYLDDEGTIVRLEEKPQLSTSDLGIAGIYIIDDTPLLFESLEKLISNDTKKEGEYQLTDALQIMVEAGAMLKTFHVHDWYDCGRAETLLEVNRLLLAEIPREIISSTNSIIIQPVAVGDGVEIVNSVIGPDVSIADDTFVKNSIIADSIVGSCAKIINMNLQTSILGDAVSLAGKPNTLNIGDSSTIEF